One genomic region from Ptychodera flava strain L36383 chromosome 14, AS_Pfla_20210202, whole genome shotgun sequence encodes:
- the LOC139150574 gene encoding uncharacterized protein, with amino-acid sequence MTVFWRNLKEDRVIDIARPQKEKCKTFEDLKKIVRIAEREVRDRASINSQGKHTPARQSHQSVAAERTAVDEADSYGNMEKLLKAMTKPMRSLQDRIDELEKKQTASVAARQLQSDADRRIAEMERELHELRNRSDAGNEIEHLRKENQRLKEKLNEKRQPQKKQGSPSKPNKCYACGEEGHMSKDCTSPNKKTVKCYNCNGEGHIAKRCPEPKAEKKTESVQVQTIKPTGRRHPYRRKARPTPIMATRCVKSDRLVGEPNEMYASVNGISCRCLIDTGSQVTMVSSSFYDQNLKSLPIDPVEELLEIRGAGGQAVPFLGCIEVGISFPKEVFGDGQEFTVLALVVPDTEYSKEVPVTVGTNLLGLYKYQTTGGKRKHGVVQCHRISTIGRQALQRLEARDRFIGKKGNLGVVRALLSSPLRVPPNQAETLWGKAKSGPPGDKYVVTIEPSGRWDEHSGWISGPILAEMTCGRKKSKVPIVVQNRTSKTLVLKPGDPLGVARAVIGIESEPPVVMARQHTCDTQGENIIKSGGLEFDMSESVLNGEQMCAVQLFDEKSPVFSKHEDDLGHCTVVKHRIPVTDNQPVRERHRRIPPAMYDEVKRVLKGMLDSGAIRKSHSPWAAPVVLVQKKDGTTRLCVDYRRLNARTIRDAYPIPRIEETLDLLKGAKWFSSIDLKSGYWQIAMSEEDIPKTAFTTPLGFFECCRMPFGLKNAGATFQRTMEQCMDGLNMKICLVYLDDIIVFSSTFEEHLDRLKVVMDRLEGYNLKIKHTKCQFFRDRVRYLGHVVSEDGVETDPEKVKALETWPVPKNVHELKSFLGFTSYYRRFVEGFANIARPLTKLTAGLPARRKRGKKPTDSKQTQPTFVWTEECQQAFDMLIRKLTNPPVLAYTDYSKPFELHTDASTSGLGAALYQEHIVGGKVVKRPVAYASRSLSQSEKNYPAHKLEFLALKWAMTEKFHEYLYGNHVEVLTDNNPLTYITTSAKLDATGYRWLAALSNYDFNLTYRPGRNNGDADALSRKPQTCRPAELVRLSSDQFKTVCQGQLVTHSPLVEAVALTATAVPAAIDEPIPWPGDSTLPALRMTDWRRLQQEDPVIGRLYAWKAKSELPTVSERKKEQPDVQIGLREWNRLCFRNEVLHRSRVGADGQKHYQLVLPKAYRDMALEGYTTRLDIWVKSAP; translated from the coding sequence ATGACTGTGTTTTGGCGTAACTTGAAAGAAGACAGAGTCATTGACATTGCTAGACCGCAGAAAGAGAAATGCAAAACATTTGaagacttgaagaaaattgttcGTATTGCTGAGCGAGAGGTTCGGGACAGAGCCAGTATTAACAGCCAAGGTAAACACACGCCTGCTAGACAGTCTCACCAGTCAGTTGCAGCAGAGAGGACAGCTGTTGACGAAGCTGATTCTTATGGTAATATGGAAAAGTTACTGAAGGCAATGACAAAACCTATGCGGTCATTACAAGACCGAATTGACGAGTTGGAAAAGAAACAAACTGCCTCGGTGGCTGCCAGGCAATTACAGTCTGATGCTGATAGGCGGATTGCAGAAATGGAAAGAGAGTTACACGAACTGCGAAACAGGTCAGATGCAGGAAACGAGATTGAACACTTAcgaaaagaaaaccagagacTCAAAGAAAAGTTGAACGAAAAGAGACAACCACAAAAGAAACAGGGCTCCCCCAGCAAACCAAACAAATGTTATGCTTGCGGAGAGGAAGGACACATGTCTAAAGATTGTACATCACCGAATAAAAAAACTGTTAAGTGTTATAACTGCAATGGAGAGGGACACATAGCAAAGAGATGCCCTGAACCGAAAGCAGAAAAGAAGACTGAATCAGTGCAGGTTCAGACAATAAAACCAACTGGTCGCAGACATCCCTACCGCCGAAAGGCCAGACCTACACCGATTATGGCGACGAGATGTGTAAAGTCTGACAGGCTGGTTGGTGAGCCAAATGAAATGTATGCGTCTGTCAATGGAATTTCATGTAGATGTTTGATCGACACAGGGTCACAGGTTACTATGGTGAGTTCATCTTTCTACGACCAGAATTTGAAGTCATTACCAATTGACCCAGTTGAAGAATTGCTAGAGATCAGAGGGGCAGGAGGGCAGGCTGTGCCGTTCCTCGGTTGCATAGAAGTGGGTATATCATTTCCTAAAGAAGTATTCGGTGATGGGCAGGAGTTTACGGTCCTGGCATTGGTCGTGCCGGACACAGAGTACTCGAAAGAAGTGCCGGTGACAGTTGGCACTAATTTGTTGGGCCTGTACAAATACCAGACCACTGGAGGAAAGAGGAAACATGGCGTAGTGCAGTGCCATAGGATCTCGACAATTGGCCGCCAAGCACTACAAAGGttagaggccagagacagattCATTGGAAAGAAAGGAAATTTGGGAGTGGTGCGTGCTCTACTTTCAAGTCCCCTTAGGGTTCCTCCTAACCAAGCTGAAACTTTGTGGGGCAAGGCGAAGTCAGGCCCTCCAGGTGACAAGTATGTTGTAACCATTGAACCTAGTGGGAGATGGGACGAACATAGCGGTTGGATAAGTGGACCTATCTTAGCAGAGATGACTTGTGGGAGAAAGAAGTCAAAGGTACCTATAGTGGTACAGAACAGAACTTCAAAGACTTTAGTTTTGAAACCTGGTGATCCACTGGGAGTGGCACGCGCAGTGATTGGTATCGAGTCAGAGCCCCCAGTTGTAATGGCGAGACAACACACCTGCGATACTCAGGGGGAGAATATCATAAAGAGTGGAGGTCttgaatttgatatgtctgAGTCAGTGCTGAATGGTGAGCAGATGTGTGCCGTCCAGCTGTTCGATGAAAAGTCCcctgtattttcaaaacatgaaGATGATTTGGGACATTGCACTGTTGTAAAGCACAGGATCCCTGTCACTGATAACCAACCAGTAAGAGAACGTCATCGCCGTATACCTCCAGCGATGTACGATGAAGTGAAACGAGTTCTGAAGGGCATGCTTGATAGTGGCGCCATAAGAAAGTCGCACAGCCCGTGGGCAGCACCTGTGGTCCTCGTTCAGAAGAAAGATGGCACTACGAGGTTGTGCGTGGACTATCGTCGTTTGAATGCTCGCACCATACGGGATGCGTATCCCATCCCTCGCATAGAAGAAACTCTAGACTTACTTAAGGGTGCAAAGTGGTTCTCGTCTATAGACTTAAAGAGCGGCTATTGGCAGATAGCTATGTCAGAAGAGGATATACCAAAGACGGCATTCACGACTCCGCTTGGCTTCTTCGAGTGTTGTCGTATGCCATTCGGTTTGAAGAATGCAGGAGCTACCTTTCAGCGCACAATGGAGCAGTGCATGGATGGGTTGAACATGAAGATATGTTTGGTGTATCTTGACGACATCATTGTGTTCTCGTCAACATTTGAAGAACACCTTGACAGACTGAAAGTAGTGATGGACCGCCTCGAAGGCTACAATTTGAAGATAAAACACACAAAGTGCCAGTTCTTCCGTGATAGAGTTAGATACCTAGGGCATGTGGTGTCCGAGGATGGTGTAGAAACCGACCCAGAGAAGGTGAAAGCGCTAGAAACATGGCCAGTACCTAAGAATGTGCATGAGCTGAAATCATTTCTTGGGTTTACCAGTTATTACCGAAGATTTGTAGAGGGGTTTGCAAACATAGCGAGGCCGCTGACCAAACTCACAGCAGGACTCCCTGCAAGAAGAAAGAGAGGAAAGAAACCCACGGATAGTAAGCAAACACAACCAACATTTGTCTGGACTGAAGAGTGTCAGCAGGCATTCGACATGTTGATTCGAAAGCTAACCAACCCGCCCGTTCTGGCATACACCGATTACAGTAAGCCCTTTGAGCTACATACGGATGCCAGTACTTCAGGCCTCGGTGCAGCATTGTATCAGGAACACATTGTTGGCGGCAAGGTCGTGAAGAGACCAGTGGCCTACGCCAGTAGAAGTTTATCGCAAAGTGAGAAAAACTACCCCGCCCACAAGCTGGAATTCCTTGCGTTAAAGTGGGCGATGACGGAGAAATTCCATGAATATTTGTACGGAAATCATGTAGAAGTTCTGACGGACAACAATCCCTTGACGTACATCACGACATCGGCAAAGTTGGATGCTACTGGGTACCGATGGCTAGCGGCGTTGTCAAACTATGACTTCAACCTAACATATCGGCCAGGCAGAAATAATGGAGATGCCGATGCCTTGTCAAGGAAACCCCAGACATGCAGACCAGCAGAGTTGGTCAGATTGTCTTCTGATCAATTCAAGACAGTGTGTCAGGGTCAGTTAGTGACACATTCACCATTAGTAGAAGCTGTTGCCCTCACCGCCACAGCAGTACCTGCTGCCATTGACGAGCCTATACCATGGCCGGGAGACAGTACATTGCCAGCCTTGAGAATGACAGACTGGAGGAGACTTCAACAAGAAGACCCAGTGATTGGCAGATTGTACGCGTGGAAAGCAAAGAGTGAACTTCCCACTGTGTCggagagaaagaaagaacagCCAGATGTTCAAATAGGTCTGAGAGAATGGAATCGACTGTGCTTTAGAAATGAAGTATTGCACAGGAGTCGTGTTGGAGCAGATGGACAGAAGCACTACCAGCTTGTACTACCCAAGGCGTACAGAGACATGGCCCTTGAAGGGTACACGACAAGACTGGACATATGGGTCAAGAGCGCACCTTAG